In Paracoccus contaminans, the genomic stretch GGAACATCCTTCCGCCGCTGAGCGCGGCGCGGGCGGGGGACAGCATCATCATCCCGATGACGATGCCCCCCGGCGAGACGTTGACGCAGGAGCCGGCGGGGAAATATGCCGCCTACGGGGGCGATCCGGCGCATCTGGGGCTTGAGGCCCTGGGCGGGGGCAGCATCGTTTCGGTGGCCCTGTCGGGGCAGTCGATCACGCTGGCGGTGTCGGGGCCGGTGACGGCCCTGCGCTATGCGATGCAGGAAACGGCGACCGATTACCGCATGCTGACCGATGCGGCAAAGCAGGGCTATACCGCCCATCGCGGCATGCTGCGGTCAGACCGCACAAGGGCCGTCACGACCGGCGGGCTGGAGCTGACGCTGAAACGCTGGTTGCCCAGCTTCGAGGTTGCCGTGGCCTGAGGGGCAGGGCGCCGGGGGGTGCCCCCGGCGCCGTCTCATACCTCGAAGGCGTTGCGTTCGTGATAGCTGCGCAGAAAGCTGCGGATGCGTTCATCGGTCGGCGCGCCGAAGATCTGCGATGGCGGGGCGGCGCTGACCAGCTCGCCCCGTTCCATGAAGGCCACCTGGTCGGCGACATGGGCGGCAAAGCCCATCTCATGCGTGACGACCACCATCGTCATCCCTTCGGTCGCCAGCTGCTTCATCACCGACAGCACCTCGCCCACCAGTTCGGGGTCGAGCGCGCTGGTCGGCTCGTCGAACAGCATCACCCGGGGCTGCATGGCGATGGCGCGGGCGATGGCGACGCGCTGCTGCTGGCCGCCGGACAGGCGGCCGGGATGGTTCTGGGTCTTGTCCCCCAGACCAACCTTGTCCAGCGCGGCACGGGCCTGCGCCTGCGCCTCGGCACGGGCCATGCCGCGTACCCGCTCAAGCCCCTCGGCCACGTTCTGCAGCGCCGTCATGTGGGGCCACAGGTTGAACTGCTGGAACACCATGCCGATGTCGCGCCGCAATTCGCGCAGCCGGCGCGGCCGCATCCGCCGCCCGCCGGGCGTTTCATAGCCGATCAGCTGCTCGTCCAGCCGGATCTCGCCCGAGTCATATTCCTCGAGAAAGTTGATGCAACGCAGCAGCGTGGACTTGCCCGAACCGGACGGTCCGATCAGGCAGGTGACCTTGCCCGGCGGCACATGCAGGTTGACGTTCCGCAGCGCCTGGAAGGGGCCGTAGAACTTGTTGACATTGCGGATTTCAACCGATGCTGCCTGAGCCATCTCAAGCCCTTTCCAGATGCCGTGTCACACGGGATTCCAGCCGCCGGCCCAGGCGCGAGATCGCCTCGACCAGGCCCCAGAAGAACAGGGCGAGCACGGCGTTCGCCTCGAGATAGCGGAAGGTTTCGGTGGACATCCGCTGAACCTGATACATCAGCTCGGGCACGGTGATGATCGACAGGATGACCGTTTCCTTGGTCAGGATGATCGAGAAGTTGACCAGTGCCGGCAGCGCCGACACCAGTGCCAGCGGCAACAGGATGCGCAGGGCGATGGCCGGTTCGGCCATGCCGATGGCGCGCGCTGCCTCGATCTGGCCATGGGGAACGGCCTTGAAGCCCGAGCGGAAGATTTCCGCGAAATAGGGGCTGCCATACAGCGTCAGCCCCAGCAGGCCCGCAGGCAGCGCGTCCAGCCGCAGCCCCACCAGCGGCCCGCCGTAATACAGCACGAAGAGCTGGACCAGAAACGGCGTGCCGCGGATGACCTCGACATAGGCCCGGATGATCCAGGACAGCCAGCGCGGCCCATAGCGCACCGCCAACGCGAGCATCAGCCCCAGCAGCATGCCGAGGGCGGTGCCGGCCAGCCAGCAGAACACCGTGACACCGAAGCCGCGCAGCAGCATCGGCCCGTATTGTTGAAGGATGTCCAGCGCCATCAGATCGCCGCCCTGTATTCCAGCCAGCGGCCGAGCGCCGCAAGGCAGAGGTTGATCGCCAGATAGAGGCAGGCGGCGGCCAGATAGACCTCGAGCGGGCGGAAGGTCGTGGCGGCCTGCGCCTGGCTCGCGCGGGTCAGTTCCAGGATGCCCACGACCGACACCAGCGAGGATGCCTTGACCAGCAGGATCAGTTCGTTGACCAGCGCCGGCAGGGACATCGCCACGGCCTGCGGCAGGATGATGCGGGTCCAGATCGTGCGGGGGGCCATGCCGATCGCCTGCGCGGCCTCCGCCTGGCCGGGGGGCATGGCGCCGATCGCCCCGCGCCAGATTTCCGAGATATAGGCGCTGGCGCAGATGCCGACCGTCACCACCGCGGCCACCAGCGGCGGCACGTCCACCCCCACCACCGGCAGCAGATAGAACATCAGCAGCAGTTGCACCAGCAGCGGCACCCCGCGCAGAAAGCTGACCCAGACGGCGGCGGCCCGCCGCGCGAGGGACGAGCCCGACAGCCGCATGGCGCAGACCGCGACGCCGATCACCAGCCCCAGCGCGATGCCCAGCCCGGACACCAGCAGCGTATATCGCGCCGCCCAGGCAAGCGGCACGAAAGCGTCAAGAAAGGTGTGGACCGAGAACATCAGGCGTCGGGCTTTCATGAAAATGCCGGGCAAGGCGATCCCTGCCCGGCAGGGCGGTCAGTTGACGACGGGCTTGAGCGGCAGTTCGGTATAGCTGCCCAGCCATTTTTCCTGGATCGCCTTGACGCGGCCATCGGCGGTCATCTTGGCGATGGCGTCCTCGATCGCCTTGCGGAAGCTTTCCGAATTGTCGTCCTTGCGCAGCACCCAGGCAAAATAGGACGGCTTGCCGAATTGCGCCGGCTCGAACAGGGCAAAGGTTTCGGGCCGGTTCTTGACCAGGTAGGTCAGGTTGGGCAGCGAGCCTGCCACCGCGTCCAGCCGCCCCGCGGCGAGATCGGCATAGGCTTCGTCGGTGGTG encodes the following:
- a CDS encoding amino acid ABC transporter permease codes for the protein MKARRLMFSVHTFLDAFVPLAWAARYTLLVSGLGIALGLVIGVAVCAMRLSGSSLARRAAAVWVSFLRGVPLLVQLLLMFYLLPVVGVDVPPLVAAVVTVGICASAYISEIWRGAIGAMPPGQAEAAQAIGMAPRTIWTRIILPQAVAMSLPALVNELILLVKASSLVSVVGILELTRASQAQAATTFRPLEVYLAAACLYLAINLCLAALGRWLEYRAAI
- a CDS encoding amino acid ABC transporter ATP-binding protein; translated protein: MAQAASVEIRNVNKFYGPFQALRNVNLHVPPGKVTCLIGPSGSGKSTLLRCINFLEEYDSGEIRLDEQLIGYETPGGRRMRPRRLRELRRDIGMVFQQFNLWPHMTALQNVAEGLERVRGMARAEAQAQARAALDKVGLGDKTQNHPGRLSGGQQQRVAIARAIAMQPRVMLFDEPTSALDPELVGEVLSVMKQLATEGMTMVVVTHEMGFAAHVADQVAFMERGELVSAAPPSQIFGAPTDERIRSFLRSYHERNAFEV
- a CDS encoding amino acid ABC transporter permease, producing the protein MALDILQQYGPMLLRGFGVTVFCWLAGTALGMLLGLMLALAVRYGPRWLSWIIRAYVEVIRGTPFLVQLFVLYYGGPLVGLRLDALPAGLLGLTLYGSPYFAEIFRSGFKAVPHGQIEAARAIGMAEPAIALRILLPLALVSALPALVNFSIILTKETVILSIITVPELMYQVQRMSTETFRYLEANAVLALFFWGLVEAISRLGRRLESRVTRHLERA